In Hydrogenovibrio marinus, a single genomic region encodes these proteins:
- the purM gene encoding phosphoribosylformylglycinamidine cyclo-ligase codes for MTTETQSISYKDAGVDIDAGNALVEAIKPIAKATRRPEVSASLGGFGALFELPMDKYKHPLLVSGTDGVGTKLRLAIESGKHDQVGIDLVAMCVNDLIVQGAEPLFFLDYYATGKLDIAVAKDVISGIGEGCLQSGCALIGGETAEMPGMYPDGDYDLAGFCVGIVEKADLIDGTKVKEGDIMLGLASSGPHSNGYSLIRKIIEVSKVDLQSDCDGQPLIDALMAPTRIYVKSVLELMKSVDIHAISHITGGGLLENLPRVMPENTLAKIDTSSWKRPAVFDWIQQAGNVEFHEMHRTLNCGIGLVIVVDATDKDKAIAALSQMGETVVEIGKIETSSQTEPHVELL; via the coding sequence ATGACAACAGAAACCCAATCGATCAGTTATAAAGATGCCGGCGTAGACATCGACGCAGGTAATGCCCTAGTAGAAGCCATCAAACCTATTGCAAAAGCGACTCGTCGCCCTGAAGTATCAGCCTCTTTAGGTGGTTTTGGTGCTTTGTTCGAGCTTCCGATGGATAAATACAAACATCCACTTTTGGTTTCAGGAACTGACGGTGTTGGTACCAAGCTTCGTTTGGCGATTGAAAGTGGTAAACACGACCAAGTGGGTATCGATTTGGTGGCCATGTGTGTGAACGACCTGATTGTGCAAGGTGCGGAACCGCTATTCTTCTTGGATTACTATGCGACAGGGAAACTTGATATTGCCGTTGCAAAAGACGTTATTTCCGGCATCGGCGAAGGTTGTTTGCAGTCTGGTTGTGCGTTGATTGGTGGTGAAACTGCTGAAATGCCGGGCATGTACCCAGATGGCGATTATGATTTGGCCGGCTTCTGTGTTGGTATCGTGGAAAAAGCGGATTTGATTGACGGTACCAAAGTAAAAGAAGGCGACATTATGTTAGGCCTTGCCTCTTCTGGCCCTCACTCAAACGGTTATTCATTAATCCGCAAAATCATTGAAGTCAGTAAAGTTGACCTTCAATCGGATTGTGATGGTCAACCATTGATTGATGCATTGATGGCACCAACCCGTATTTATGTTAAGTCTGTATTGGAGTTAATGAAAAGCGTCGACATTCATGCCATTTCACACATCACAGGTGGTGGCTTACTTGAGAACCTACCTCGCGTTATGCCTGAGAATACTCTGGCGAAAATCGACACTTCAAGTTGGAAACGTCCTGCGGTATTTGACTGGATCCAACAGGCTGGGAATGTTGAATTCCACGAAATGCACCGTACGCTAAACTGTGGTATCGGTCTCGTGATTGTGGTTGACGCTACGGATAAAGATAAAGCCATAGCGGCACTCAGCCAAATGGGTGAAACAGTGGTTGAAATTGGTAAGATCGAAACATCAAGCCAAACTGAACCACACGTTGAATTGCTTTAA
- a CDS encoding DUF2066 domain-containing protein, with protein MLFVMSAFFVGSAAHAGDELFDVKIPISDSDANLSKQDQFDKALAEASRVELMRLTGRLDINDDDEFQELLQNPKDWLSRYSYQPIVQEGVAVGTQIEFSFDRKHIYQYFQKHNLVLWPYSNRPNTLVFGSQKLGNDTVNLNSDALEDNPALDYRKPAERMGVPVLEPSDAVVSSLWIYPLQNASPEQVVFLESQAKADYLMTYQEEVSETGDKTFHWELFDKQGQKVLDGQADNTLAMDNLKDIFARLLDYYSQGYRAQADILGSLTLTLDNVKQVEDLESVEAALNNLKPVVHSVRLNTLQNNQANFEIIYQGIYSNLLTKIQQIPHVLVTDNDTVIGVVQAKWSEEAQPSQPVNSSDTGVAPDTVTPAGTSSTPLATPGQTSGNSASQSPQLEKGNDVQTEGAVIETMPKSESIAP; from the coding sequence ATGTTATTCGTCATGTCTGCCTTTTTTGTAGGGAGTGCTGCGCACGCCGGAGATGAGCTTTTCGATGTCAAAATTCCAATATCGGATTCCGATGCCAATTTATCGAAGCAAGACCAGTTTGATAAAGCCTTGGCGGAAGCTTCACGTGTGGAGTTGATGCGTTTGACTGGGCGTCTCGATATCAATGACGACGACGAGTTCCAAGAGTTGTTACAAAACCCTAAAGATTGGTTGAGCCGCTATAGCTATCAACCTATTGTTCAAGAAGGGGTTGCGGTTGGAACGCAAATAGAATTTAGCTTCGATAGAAAGCATATTTACCAATATTTTCAGAAGCACAATCTTGTGCTGTGGCCTTATAGCAATCGTCCCAACACCTTGGTGTTCGGGTCTCAGAAATTGGGTAACGACACAGTCAATCTGAATTCTGACGCTTTGGAAGATAATCCTGCTTTGGATTACAGAAAGCCCGCGGAACGTATGGGAGTACCTGTTTTGGAGCCTTCTGATGCAGTGGTTTCTTCTCTGTGGATTTACCCGTTGCAAAACGCTTCGCCTGAACAGGTTGTATTTTTGGAGTCTCAAGCTAAAGCGGACTACCTGATGACCTACCAGGAAGAAGTGTCGGAAACTGGTGACAAAACTTTTCATTGGGAGCTGTTTGACAAGCAGGGTCAAAAAGTTCTAGATGGTCAAGCCGACAATACGCTTGCCATGGATAATTTGAAAGACATTTTTGCAAGGCTCTTGGATTACTATTCGCAAGGCTATCGTGCTCAAGCCGATATTCTGGGATCACTTACCTTGACGCTGGATAATGTGAAGCAGGTGGAGGATTTGGAGTCGGTAGAGGCCGCATTGAACAACCTAAAACCGGTCGTCCATTCCGTGAGATTGAACACCTTGCAAAACAATCAGGCGAACTTCGAAATTATTTACCAAGGTATTTACAGTAACCTGTTAACCAAAATTCAGCAGATTCCACATGTTTTGGTAACTGATAACGATACGGTTATCGGTGTCGTTCAGGCAAAATGGTCTGAAGAAGCCCAACCTAGCCAACCTGTTAATTCATCCGACACAGGCGTAGCGCCAGATACAGTCACTCCCGCTGGAACGAGTAGCACGCCTTTAGCGACACCTGGGCAGACTTCCGGTAATTCCGCTTCACAAAGTCCTCAGCTTGAAAAAGGTAATGATGTCCAAACCGAAGGGGCTGTTATAGAAACCATGCCAAAAAGCGAATCCATCGCACCTTAA
- a CDS encoding HdaA/DnaA family protein, with translation MMYAQLPLKIELKDEARFSTYVCESGGLQNTLSALQSALGGMDKNTHGPSESSVLGTKACCFIGPMGVGKTHLLQAACRFQIENQADAAKQNSVRSFGASVYLPLGDVTLPFVPMVLDGMEQVDLVCVDDIDLVIGQEDWELALANLLMKSKNMGHAVFFASNQPIHEWTIITKELASAMVNVLPIPLESITTDKALVDALQKHAEMLGFHLSVEVCNYLIKQYSKNLQELLAVLGLLAEASIVQKRRVTLPFAKQILMPKFD, from the coding sequence ATGATGTATGCACAACTACCGCTGAAAATTGAGCTTAAGGATGAAGCGCGTTTCTCGACTTATGTTTGCGAAAGCGGAGGGTTGCAAAACACGTTGAGCGCCTTGCAGTCAGCTCTGGGTGGTATGGATAAAAACACTCATGGACCGTCTGAAAGCTCTGTGCTGGGAACCAAGGCCTGTTGTTTTATTGGGCCTATGGGGGTTGGAAAAACACATTTGTTGCAGGCGGCTTGTCGTTTTCAAATAGAAAATCAGGCCGATGCTGCGAAACAAAATAGTGTGCGGTCTTTTGGTGCTAGCGTTTATCTGCCTTTGGGAGATGTTACCTTACCTTTTGTTCCGATGGTGCTGGATGGTATGGAACAGGTTGATCTGGTTTGTGTTGATGATATTGATTTGGTGATAGGGCAAGAAGACTGGGAGTTGGCGCTGGCCAATCTGTTGATGAAGTCTAAAAACATGGGACATGCCGTGTTTTTTGCATCTAATCAACCAATACACGAATGGACAATCATCACCAAGGAACTGGCATCAGCAATGGTGAATGTCTTACCCATTCCGCTTGAGTCAATCACAACTGACAAAGCTCTTGTTGACGCCTTACAGAAGCATGCGGAAATGTTGGGCTTTCACCTGTCAGTAGAAGTTTGTAATTATCTCATCAAACAATACTCCAAAAACTTGCAGGAATTACTCGCCGTACTGGGGTTGTTAGCTGAAGCCTCTATCGTCCAAAAACGCCGAGTGACCTTACCTTTTGCAAAACAAATCTTAATGCCTAAATTCGACTGA
- a CDS encoding TlpA disulfide reductase family protein → MHGLDSVGLSSFSNASSKYWKKTLSALLLSFGVMALSQTNALAADSSDDPAFVTLDGKEVKLSDYKGKWIIVNYWATWCPPCRMEIPELEMFYEKHKDKDAVVLGVNYETGDVKHVQDFARQQMVSYPIVREKGGANGRSTVFGPLKGLPTTYMVTPKGEVVAARTGMVDQKMLEDFMAKFNEMNSKDKAK, encoded by the coding sequence ATGCACGGTCTGGATTCGGTCGGCTTATCTAGCTTTTCTAACGCTTCATCCAAATATTGGAAAAAAACTTTATCAGCCCTATTGTTATCTTTTGGTGTAATGGCATTGTCGCAAACCAACGCTTTGGCAGCAGATTCATCGGATGATCCGGCATTTGTGACATTGGATGGAAAAGAAGTTAAGTTATCTGATTATAAAGGTAAGTGGATAATTGTGAATTACTGGGCAACGTGGTGTCCTCCTTGTCGCATGGAAATCCCTGAGTTGGAGATGTTCTATGAGAAGCACAAAGATAAAGACGCGGTAGTGCTGGGTGTGAACTATGAAACGGGTGATGTTAAGCATGTTCAAGACTTCGCTCGCCAGCAAATGGTTTCCTATCCTATCGTTCGTGAGAAGGGTGGAGCGAATGGTAGAAGTACGGTATTTGGTCCGTTGAAAGGTTTGCCGACAACCTATATGGTGACCCCTAAAGGTGAAGTGGTTGCCGCAAGAACCGGGATGGTAGACCAAAAGATGTTGGAAGACTTTATGGCTAAATTCAACGAAATGAACTCGAAAGACAAAGCCAAATAA
- a CDS encoding 23S rRNA (adenine(2030)-N(6))-methyltransferase RlmJ — protein sequence MLSYLHSFHAGNFADVLKHMVCVHTLRYMTQKDKPVFYLDTHSGAGAFTLSDNEAQKNREYENGIGKLWALDRANLPESIIQYLETVEDFNTGSELSHYPGSPWFAQHLLRDYDRLSLFELHPREYQTLSKNFKQDRRIHIANSNGFQACISQLPPKEKRGFILMDPPYEVKDDYKQTVESLIKAHKKFATGTYALWYPVVERQRITQMEKAFVKSGIRNIQSFELGLTSDNGSRGMTSSGMLLINPPWTLYAAMEEALPFLAKALGGSDGVYRIQQLVAE from the coding sequence ATGCTCAGTTATCTACACTCTTTTCATGCCGGTAATTTCGCCGATGTGCTTAAGCATATGGTGTGCGTTCATACCCTGCGTTACATGACGCAAAAAGACAAACCTGTTTTTTATCTGGACACCCATTCCGGCGCCGGCGCTTTTACTTTGAGTGATAACGAAGCGCAAAAAAACCGTGAGTATGAAAACGGCATCGGCAAACTCTGGGCACTAGATCGTGCAAACTTACCGGAAAGTATCATTCAGTATCTGGAAACCGTTGAGGACTTCAATACGGGTTCTGAACTCAGTCATTACCCTGGTTCACCTTGGTTTGCACAGCACCTTTTGCGGGATTATGACCGTCTTTCCTTGTTTGAACTGCATCCTCGTGAATATCAAACACTGAGCAAAAACTTCAAGCAGGATCGACGCATCCACATAGCCAATTCAAATGGCTTTCAAGCTTGTATCAGCCAGCTTCCGCCAAAAGAAAAACGTGGTTTTATCTTGATGGATCCGCCTTATGAAGTGAAAGATGACTATAAACAAACCGTTGAGTCTCTCATCAAAGCACATAAAAAATTTGCGACGGGAACCTATGCGCTTTGGTATCCAGTGGTGGAACGCCAACGTATCACTCAGATGGAAAAAGCATTTGTGAAAAGCGGTATTCGCAATATCCAATCTTTTGAGTTGGGACTGACCTCAGACAATGGTTCTCGTGGGATGACTTCAAGCGGCATGTTGTTAATTAATCCGCCATGGACATTGTATGCAGCCATGGAAGAAGCACTACCTTTCCTGGCAAAAGCTCTCGGTGGTTCTGATGGCGTCTATCGCATCCAACAACTGGTTGCTGAGTAA
- the ylqF gene encoding ribosome biogenesis GTPase YlqF, producing the protein MQIQWYPGHMHKAQKEVREILPQVDLIIEVLDARIPYSSENPMIAELRGDKPTIKIFNKSDLADDERTEAWQAYFEQHKNIKTLALNAQQADRKTQIFDLINRMFPREKDSIKVIHALILGIPNVGKSTLINTLASRPIAKTGNEPAVTKMLQRIKLEDNITLFDTPGMLWANIENPHSGYRLAITGGIKETAFELPDVASYAAEYLLKMYPDRLLVRYQLKELPSLDNPYADVELLEEIGRMRGCLVGGGRVDMDKVSRILITEIRDGYLGKVTFELPDMMEAELQEVEVRRAEKEAKKLAREEAKKQKKNKRNRNR; encoded by the coding sequence ATGCAAATCCAATGGTATCCAGGTCACATGCACAAAGCGCAAAAGGAAGTGCGTGAAATCCTACCGCAAGTGGATTTGATTATCGAAGTGCTTGATGCGCGCATTCCCTACAGTAGTGAAAACCCGATGATTGCCGAGTTGCGGGGTGACAAACCTACCATCAAGATTTTCAACAAGTCTGATTTGGCGGATGATGAAAGGACCGAAGCTTGGCAAGCGTATTTTGAGCAACACAAAAACATCAAAACCCTAGCGCTGAACGCTCAACAGGCAGATCGTAAAACGCAGATTTTCGACTTGATCAATCGCATGTTCCCACGAGAGAAAGATTCCATCAAAGTGATTCACGCTTTGATTTTAGGGATTCCGAATGTCGGTAAATCAACCTTGATCAACACGCTTGCCAGTCGCCCGATTGCCAAAACAGGTAATGAGCCTGCTGTCACAAAAATGCTGCAACGCATCAAGCTTGAAGACAACATCACTTTATTCGACACCCCAGGGATGTTGTGGGCAAATATAGAAAACCCACACTCTGGCTATCGCCTGGCGATTACCGGCGGTATCAAGGAAACCGCTTTCGAGTTACCGGACGTTGCCAGTTATGCTGCGGAATACCTGCTGAAAATGTACCCGGACAGGTTGTTGGTGCGCTATCAACTCAAAGAACTACCTTCTTTGGATAACCCTTATGCCGATGTTGAGCTCCTTGAAGAGATCGGACGCATGCGTGGCTGTTTGGTGGGCGGCGGCAGAGTCGATATGGATAAGGTTTCACGCATTTTGATTACTGAAATCCGTGATGGCTATTTAGGTAAAGTGACTTTCGAATTACCAGACATGATGGAAGCCGAACTTCAGGAGGTGGAAGTTCGCCGTGCCGAAAAAGAAGCTAAGAAACTGGCACGAGAAGAAGCCAAAAAACAAAAAAAGAACAAACGTAACCGAAATCGCTAA
- a CDS encoding universal stress protein gives MRVVSLVNGSLLSEAASFYAIAYAKAIKLPLSFLFIDNGKESLEKLESSIATLEEIAEANGVKTEAVMLEGDVISQLQHYAKLYSIDTLFCATRKLSNSHSFSDKIVRAGLETDIAVVKVKNVPQVRAYQRVLLVSGERINPHAYLLWLGLVMGNEAKGKLYLQNSHSAQNASTKSGLKYESQPFMQIANMLNQEVDVVQVLQPISPERINNYLVENDYDLAAYTASDYSQKLLNQVTDDSSINSILFYPWQI, from the coding sequence ATGCGCGTTGTGTCTTTGGTAAACGGTTCTCTATTGTCCGAAGCGGCGAGTTTCTATGCAATCGCCTATGCCAAGGCAATCAAACTGCCTTTGAGCTTCTTGTTTATAGACAACGGCAAAGAGTCGTTGGAAAAGCTTGAATCCTCCATTGCTACACTGGAAGAAATCGCCGAAGCTAATGGTGTCAAAACCGAAGCAGTGATGTTGGAGGGCGATGTTATCAGTCAGCTTCAGCATTATGCCAAGCTCTATTCTATCGACACCTTATTTTGTGCTACCCGTAAGCTGTCTAACTCCCATTCATTCAGTGACAAAATCGTCAGAGCCGGCTTGGAAACCGATATCGCCGTCGTGAAGGTGAAGAACGTACCTCAGGTTCGTGCTTATCAACGTGTTTTATTGGTATCCGGCGAGCGCATCAACCCGCACGCTTATTTGCTATGGTTAGGTTTGGTGATGGGGAATGAAGCCAAAGGCAAGTTGTATCTGCAAAACAGTCATTCGGCACAAAATGCCTCAACCAAGTCCGGCTTGAAATACGAATCGCAACCCTTTATGCAAATCGCCAATATGTTGAACCAAGAAGTGGATGTCGTGCAGGTTCTGCAGCCAATTAGTCCGGAACGTATCAATAACTATCTGGTGGAAAACGATTACGATCTGGCGGCTTATACTGCGTCGGATTATTCACAAAAACTGTTGAACCAAGTGACGGATGACTCCAGTATCAACAGCATTCTGTTTTATCCTTGGCAAATATAA
- a CDS encoding cation-translocating P-type ATPase, translated as MLFQQPKAQILRTLQASESGLTKHEVSKRLESFGLNQISQKKKKDYRIEYLKEYVSFFPILLEIAGILALVADHFQPGEGNNILAYAIFTAVFLNATFTFWQKFKADKAMEALLKLIKSEANVLRDGDWKVIDAIEVVPGDILRLEEGEKVAADGILLESNDLYLNLSVLNGESTPSERLITAGDAKRELDAKNMVFAGSSVSNGNGLAVVTATGDATEFGKIARMTAEVAITETPIEKEIKHMTTILTLLALAAGLVFFLLGWFSDRGLLISAIFALSLIVANVPEGLLPTITLSLSLASQRMAKRHALIKNLNSVETLGSATVICTDKTGTLTQNEMTVKTVYLADGSEVSVSGNGYFQPGEMTFETKVSEDSEQHLQQLLTAAALNTHATVNVGQRSAIGDPTELALVVAANKMGAVPEMEKLKEYAFSSERKMMSTLVGVNGEQQLFVKGAMESVLPLCKYEQDGAVIPLTKETIERIEAKNRLLAEQSYRVLAIAMKPGDGEEDLIFLGLVGIIDPPRAGVKEAIAQCYSARIRIMMITGDNPVTASAIAHQIGLNVDEVITGPELEHLSNRILQQKLQHKHMLFARMASAQKLRIAELLQANGEVVAMTGDGVNDSPALKQADIGIAMGSGTDVAKEAGDMILLDDNFKSIVSAVEEGRTVYFNIKKLTTYILSSNVPEIVPYVLQFFLKIPMPLSVIQILLIDLGTDQLPGLGLGAEKPEKHIMQRPPIGRNEKILDWEVFKRGYFMSGMFEGAAAMFAFLGFLFLNGWTYGDLNIDNEFHRQAMTMTLLGAITCQMANVFTLRSWEDSMWNLTRTNKMIWFGVMMEGVFILLILYVPAVQTVFNTATVPLEDLWLLIPFPILLLLNHEWYKARQKAKWQQRFQHV; from the coding sequence ATGCTTTTTCAACAACCCAAGGCTCAAATCCTACGAACCTTACAAGCCTCCGAATCCGGTCTTACCAAGCACGAAGTTTCTAAACGACTCGAGTCTTTTGGTCTCAATCAAATCAGTCAAAAAAAGAAAAAAGACTATCGCATTGAGTATTTGAAAGAGTATGTCTCGTTTTTCCCGATTCTGTTGGAAATCGCCGGCATATTGGCATTGGTCGCAGACCATTTTCAGCCGGGAGAAGGTAATAATATTCTTGCCTATGCCATTTTCACCGCAGTATTCCTGAATGCCACCTTTACCTTTTGGCAAAAGTTCAAAGCCGATAAGGCAATGGAAGCTTTACTGAAACTTATCAAGTCCGAAGCCAATGTGTTAAGAGACGGCGATTGGAAAGTAATAGATGCCATTGAAGTGGTGCCCGGTGATATCCTGCGTTTGGAAGAAGGGGAGAAAGTTGCCGCAGACGGTATTTTATTGGAATCCAATGACCTCTATTTGAACCTTTCGGTGTTGAATGGTGAGTCAACTCCCTCGGAGCGTTTAATTACGGCGGGGGACGCCAAGCGTGAACTGGATGCGAAAAACATGGTGTTTGCCGGTTCTTCGGTGAGTAATGGTAATGGTCTGGCAGTGGTGACAGCCACGGGGGATGCCACCGAGTTTGGGAAGATCGCGCGTATGACGGCAGAAGTCGCTATCACCGAAACGCCGATTGAAAAAGAAATCAAACACATGACCACCATACTGACCTTATTGGCGTTGGCTGCCGGTTTGGTGTTTTTCCTCCTGGGATGGTTCTCAGACCGAGGGCTGCTGATTTCTGCGATTTTCGCTTTGTCTTTGATTGTTGCCAACGTTCCGGAAGGGCTGTTGCCAACCATTACCTTATCGTTGTCTTTAGCTTCTCAAAGGATGGCGAAACGCCACGCACTGATTAAAAACCTCAACTCGGTTGAGACGCTTGGTTCGGCAACGGTTATCTGTACCGACAAAACCGGAACACTTACGCAAAACGAAATGACGGTGAAAACTGTTTATCTTGCAGACGGCAGTGAAGTTTCCGTGTCTGGAAACGGCTACTTCCAACCTGGTGAGATGACTTTCGAGACCAAGGTTTCCGAAGACAGTGAGCAGCATCTACAGCAGTTGCTCACTGCTGCGGCACTCAATACGCACGCTACCGTCAATGTCGGGCAGCGTAGTGCAATCGGAGATCCGACCGAGTTGGCATTGGTCGTTGCTGCCAATAAGATGGGGGCAGTGCCCGAAATGGAAAAGCTCAAGGAGTATGCCTTTTCTTCAGAGCGCAAAATGATGTCGACATTGGTGGGTGTTAATGGCGAACAGCAGCTTTTTGTGAAAGGGGCGATGGAGAGTGTTCTGCCGCTATGCAAGTATGAGCAAGATGGTGCTGTGATTCCGTTAACCAAAGAAACCATTGAGCGCATTGAGGCGAAAAATCGCTTGCTGGCTGAGCAGTCTTACCGAGTATTGGCTATCGCTATGAAGCCCGGCGATGGAGAAGAAGACCTGATTTTCCTTGGTTTGGTGGGCATTATCGACCCGCCGCGTGCGGGGGTGAAAGAAGCGATTGCACAATGTTACTCCGCCAGAATCCGCATTATGATGATTACCGGTGACAACCCGGTTACCGCCAGCGCGATAGCACATCAAATTGGCTTGAATGTCGATGAGGTGATTACCGGGCCTGAATTGGAGCATCTTTCCAATAGAATCTTGCAGCAGAAGCTACAGCATAAACATATGTTGTTCGCTCGTATGGCATCTGCTCAAAAGTTACGAATTGCCGAATTGTTGCAGGCAAATGGTGAAGTGGTCGCCATGACGGGAGATGGCGTTAACGATTCTCCTGCATTGAAACAGGCGGACATAGGCATTGCTATGGGCTCGGGCACGGATGTCGCCAAAGAAGCTGGCGACATGATTCTATTGGACGATAATTTCAAATCTATCGTTTCGGCCGTGGAAGAAGGGCGCACGGTTTATTTCAATATCAAAAAGCTCACTACCTATATTCTCAGCTCCAATGTGCCGGAAATTGTGCCCTATGTGTTGCAGTTTTTCCTGAAGATTCCCATGCCGTTATCGGTGATCCAAATTCTATTGATTGATTTGGGAACTGACCAGTTGCCCGGTTTAGGCTTGGGGGCGGAAAAACCGGAGAAACACATCATGCAACGTCCACCCATTGGGCGCAACGAGAAGATTCTGGATTGGGAGGTTTTCAAGCGCGGCTATTTCATGTCGGGGATGTTTGAAGGCGCGGCGGCGATGTTTGCGTTCCTAGGCTTTTTGTTTCTTAACGGTTGGACTTATGGTGATTTGAATATCGATAACGAATTTCACCGCCAAGCCATGACAATGACTTTGCTGGGAGCGATTACCTGTCAGATGGCAAACGTCTTCACGCTGCGTTCTTGGGAAGACTCCATGTGGAATCTGACACGTACCAATAAGATGATTTGGTTCGGGGTGATGATGGAAGGGGTGTTCATTCTGTTGATACTTTACGTACCGGCAGTGCAAACCGTGTTCAATACCGCCACGGTTCCTCTGGAAGACCTGTGGTTGTTGATTCCTTTCCCAATACTACTGTTGCTGAATCATGAGTGGTACAAGGCGCGCCAAAAAGCCAAGTGGCAACAACGTTTCCAGCATGTCTAG
- a CDS encoding DMT family transporter, with protein MTRALFIKTAIFTLLSITAFAANAVICRWALDDQWIDPVSFTSLRLGSGAVMLFIVMGWFAWRKSRHLATPDAMATTVSKGSWKAALMLFAYAIAFSFSYVTVTTATGSLILAAIVQLTMLGYAVRAGDKLHGAEWIGVALALAGLAYLMYPKLTTPSWWGLVMVFISAYSWALYSLNGRKSKNPMSDTAYNFYRTLPMIAVASLLAMLFEDHVYLTQYGVLLAVISGAVTSGLGYILWYTALPHLSSSLASGSQLLMPLIAAFGATWLIDEPLTVRFWIASLLMLGGLALVLMGRHQHRKAALKNA; from the coding sequence ATGACACGTGCCCTGTTTATCAAAACTGCCATCTTCACATTGCTGTCCATCACCGCTTTTGCCGCCAATGCGGTGATTTGCCGCTGGGCATTAGATGACCAATGGATTGACCCAGTCAGTTTCACCAGTTTGCGACTGGGTTCCGGTGCGGTAATGCTATTTATCGTCATGGGTTGGTTTGCATGGCGAAAATCACGCCATCTTGCGACACCGGATGCCATGGCAACCACCGTTTCAAAAGGAAGCTGGAAAGCCGCCTTGATGCTATTTGCCTATGCAATTGCTTTCTCGTTCAGCTATGTCACTGTCACCACGGCGACCGGTTCTTTAATATTGGCTGCCATCGTGCAATTGACGATGCTAGGTTATGCTGTACGTGCGGGTGATAAGCTGCATGGCGCCGAGTGGATTGGGGTTGCGTTAGCTTTGGCAGGCTTGGCTTACTTGATGTACCCGAAACTGACTACCCCTTCCTGGTGGGGCTTGGTGATGGTGTTTATTTCCGCCTACAGTTGGGCGCTATATAGCTTGAATGGACGCAAATCTAAAAACCCGATGTCCGACACCGCCTATAACTTCTACCGTACCTTGCCAATGATTGCTGTTGCGAGCTTATTGGCGATGTTGTTTGAAGACCATGTTTATCTGACGCAATATGGTGTGCTGTTGGCGGTTATCTCCGGTGCTGTCACCTCTGGGTTAGGCTATATTCTTTGGTATACCGCCTTACCACACCTGTCGTCCAGCTTAGCGTCCGGTTCACAATTACTCATGCCGCTGATTGCCGCTTTCGGCGCAACCTGGCTGATTGATGAGCCTTTGACTGTACGCTTCTGGATTGCATCCCTATTGATGCTAGGTGGGCTAGCGCTAGTATTGATGGGCAGACACCAGCACCGTAAAGCGGCATTAAAGAACGCTTAA
- a CDS encoding DUF808 domain-containing protein, with amino-acid sequence MSAGLLVLLDDIASLLDDVAAYSKIAAKKTAGVLGDDLAVNAQQVSGVAAERELPIIWAVAKGSLLNKVILVPSALLISALMPWLIPIVLVIGGAYLCYEGFEKLLHDWQHRKHKKQKEPQESMFPKFSKKTSAEWEKAKIRGAIRTDFILSIEIIVIVLGTVQEAGFVYQALVVSLIAFAVTLGVYAVVALIVRLDDIGFAMLQSEGKGSLQKLWHVIGRGLVVAAPKLIKALGVIGMVAMFLVGGGILVHHLAFLHHWYEALAVNSHWMTIVYELLFTLVVGLILGAVVAAVQMMTAIFKPKPQ; translated from the coding sequence ATGTCAGCAGGACTTTTGGTTTTATTGGATGACATCGCCAGTTTGTTGGATGATGTTGCGGCTTACTCGAAAATAGCCGCCAAAAAAACAGCCGGTGTACTAGGAGATGATCTGGCGGTTAATGCCCAGCAAGTTTCCGGGGTTGCAGCCGAGCGGGAGTTGCCGATTATCTGGGCAGTGGCAAAAGGTTCGCTGCTCAATAAAGTCATTCTCGTGCCTTCTGCCTTGTTAATCAGTGCGTTGATGCCTTGGTTGATTCCCATTGTTCTCGTGATAGGGGGTGCCTACCTTTGTTATGAAGGCTTTGAAAAGCTATTGCACGATTGGCAGCATCGCAAGCATAAAAAACAAAAAGAGCCGCAAGAATCCATGTTCCCTAAGTTTTCCAAAAAGACCTCTGCAGAGTGGGAAAAAGCAAAAATCCGTGGCGCCATTCGCACAGACTTTATTTTGTCGATTGAAATCATTGTCATCGTATTAGGCACAGTTCAAGAAGCGGGTTTTGTCTATCAAGCTCTGGTGGTTTCTTTAATTGCCTTCGCGGTCACTTTGGGGGTCTATGCAGTGGTGGCGTTGATTGTCAGACTGGATGATATTGGCTTTGCGATGCTGCAATCGGAAGGAAAGGGCAGCCTTCAAAAACTATGGCATGTTATTGGCAGAGGTTTGGTTGTGGCTGCACCCAAGTTGATTAAGGCTTTGGGAGTAATCGGTATGGTGGCGATGTTCTTGGTAGGCGGTGGTATTTTGGTTCATCACTTGGCATTTTTACACCATTGGTATGAAGCTTTGGCAGTAAACAGTCATTGGATGACAATCGTTTATGAGCTGTTATTTACCCTGGTTGTTGGTTTGATATTGGGGGCGGTTGTTGCGGCAGTTCAAATGATGACTGCAATCTTTAAGCCCAAACCGCAATGA